The following proteins are co-located in the Xiphophorus maculatus strain JP 163 A chromosome 24, X_maculatus-5.0-male, whole genome shotgun sequence genome:
- the LOC102234732 gene encoding kalirin-like isoform X1 produces the protein MNPAEGGGEAGQDGLATAGSGKAEAVRAVDVLTVLREKVAFVSGGRDKRGGPILTFPARTNHDRIKQEDLSRLVTYLSTVPSEDVRARGFTVVVDMRGSKWDSVKPVLRTLQESFSSNIHTALLIKPDTFWQKHKTNLGSAKFSFETSLVSVEGLSRLIDPSQLTADLGGSLEYDHVEWTELRLGLEEFSGAATQLLAQLEQLEAGLNRIPEPKDVDEARKLLEEHSRLRNTIATAPVDALDREGKSLLQRMRLGPSHGDGSTEGGGGGGGGGGSGGGTWLSGGADFQSVAPKVSSLLDRLQAGRTHLLQSWNDKKLHLDQGLQLHLFEQDATKMSEWIAHSKELFMQSVAEVGQNHQHAVDLQTQHQHFTANCMNGSVNVDSVVTVAARLAEAGHYGAERIATVSSRLQEDWKALTTALEERSNTLAMATGFHQGAEQFLLRVEGWVKTCSDGPLPTATAELEAATKKHQELNEEISANYTQVSESGKALMDVLQRNGSSESEESAAKPDFAPATHTIMGVLHQVMQGHHDVEGAWQHRKLRLHQRLQLCVFQQDVKQVLDWVEQHGEVFLNKHTGVGKSLHRARALQKRHDDFQQVAQNTYTNAEKLLEAADQLAQAGECEEEEIYQAARDLELRMQAFIQRVEQRKLLLDLAVSFYTHTKELSVWMEGLQKQLTSDLLVCPDTVEALQALISQQQQQQANTQEAAMSVIREGEDLILQLRPQGSSVAHVESVLQQLEESHTQLEELFHQKKIRLDIFLQFRILQQCTLEVTGEMEAWKQDLQKQSQDFSSEKLTSPRLADANPEQLAQDKLALGQSRLAEATPEALTLAQQRIHRHMERRLAMNNMIYEVIQQGHDLQQYITEVQASGMELSEAEGGLTAQVEELQRLLQDKQKELQQIADHTHTYLEQNLQLRHLQSQVKQVLGWISEGEMKLSSCMLNSSCLSEAEQLQREHERLQQTIEALLHADSLQRTHQVALALQQRAELLVRSGHYDPDAVRACAQTVALHWQTLMLRIEDRLKLVNASAAFYRTSQQVCGVLESLEQEYRREEDWCAGGERQPEQLLPLISKHMEQKEAFLKACTLARRNAEVFLKYIHRNSVTMANISGHNVTVSAVMGVTEVTRHSRVPEQQVKGILSELLQRENRVLHFWTLKKRRLDQCQQYLMFQNHAQQALEWLQQSGDHYLATHTSPGATAAETQELLNQHREFCVSAKHTQEKVHLLIQLAESMLAKGHAHRAELRRCVSAVDKRYRDFSVRMGQYRHLLEAALGSSSQDNKDLELELIPNSLSDSDPEVNLSDPSHQVSDEKRRSARKKEYIMAELLQTERVYVRDLQECIETYLWEMTSGSEEIPPGLTNKDDVVFGNIQDIYEFHNSIFLKELENYEQLPEDVGHCFVTWADKFHMYVTYCRNKPDSSLLIQQHGVGFFEDVQRRHGLANSISSALIKPVQRITKYQLLLKELLACCEEGKGEIKEGLDVMLSVPKRANDAMHVSMLEGLEEGLEVQGELLLQDTFLVWEPKSLIRKGRDRHLFLFELSLIFSKEIKDSSGRTKYLYKSRLRTSELGVTEHIEGDPCKFALWVGRTPTSDNKTVLKASSLELKQEWVRSIRQVIQERRGHLRGALREPIPLPKTPNPTLGRQRSITRRETSEDADSLGDASSQPDTVSIASRTSQNTADSDKLSGGCELVVVLLDFTSGGPGELSVRCGQTVELVERSADRPGWCLARTTDQNPQQEGLLPMSALCLSHSHSAADMEGLVTASTSTTASTTTTTTSSVCNSSSSSSTTNTTTSSSAGSTGRESSLCSSDGSGLQIQTSNQSVTSPTVFGVSGPPGGTVGSPGPKRTSSGTGNTLKRWLTSPVRRLSQGKADGQKKPTIRTRRRDNRSDVATPFPGNSQAKAKKEEAGQSGGEEEPEEESHTPLPPPMQIIKDPNNPEALDSDQGSNESDTEQRNKALRGRMFVVNEMIQSEKDYVKDLGVIVEGFMSRLEVRGIPEDMRGKDKIVFGNIQQIYDWHRDFFLVELERCVQNHDLLADLFIKHERRLHMYIVYCQNKPRSEFIVIEYETFFEEIQHEISCRMSISDYLIKPVQRITKYQLLLKDFLKYTTKAGLDCEEVEKAVELMSLVPKRCNDMMNLGRLQGYEGKLTSQGKLLQQETFCVWEQDGGVLSRSKERRVFLFEHIVIFSELLRKGSNNPGYQFKNSIKVIYLAMQESVDGDPCKFVLWSRGSAERFTLQASSASIKMTWAETIATLLDAQNNFLSALQSPIEYQRKEAGISVTRPLSSGRPPSTPPTPNGHASQPTPDSEQDDQELVLVVQDFLAVREDEITVYRGEKVQILSSNQQGQSLVYRPANTESPAAEGWVPRSVLNTP, from the exons GTTCTGGTAAAGCAGAGGCTGTTCGGGCCGTGGATGTCCTGACGGTGCTCAGAGAGAAAGTGGCCTTTGTATCAG GTGGAAGAGACAAACGAGGCGGACCAATTCTTACCTTTCCAGCAAGGACCAATCACGATCGAATAAAACAGGAAGATCTCAGCCGACTGGTCACCTACCTGTCAACAGTTCCCAG TGAGGACGTTCGAGCTCGTGGCTTCACCGTTGTGGTGGACATGCGCGGCAGTAAGTGGGACAGCGTGAAGCCAGTGCTCAGGACGCTACAGGAGTCGTTTTCCTCCAACATCCACACAGCACTGCTCATCAAACCCGACACCTTCTGGCAGAAACACAAGACCAACCTGGGCAGCGCCAAGTTTAGCTTTGAG ACCAGCCTGGTGTCAGTGGAAGGACTCTCCCGGCTCATCGATCCCTCCCAGCTCACGGCGGACCTCGGCGGCTCTTTGGAGTACGATCACGTGGAGTGGACTGAGCTTCGTCTGGGACTTGAAGAGTTCTCTGGAGCTGCAACGCAACTTCTGGCTCAGCTGGAACAGCTGGAGGCCGGCTTGAACCGCATACCAGAGCCGAAAGACGTGGACGAGGCCCGCAA ACTTCTAGAGGAACACAGTCGTCTCCGGAACACGATCGCCACCGCACCAGTGGACGCCCTCGACAGAGAGGGGAAGAGCTTGCTTCAGCGAATGCGCCTGGGCCCCTCACATGGTGACGGCTCCACTGAGGGCGGGGGCGGAGGTGGAGGAGGCGGAGGCAGCGGCGGCGGCACCTGGCTATCAGGGGGGGCCGATTTCCAGAGTGTAGCCCCAAaggtttcctctctgctggacCGGCTGCAGGCAGGTCGCACCCACCTGCTCCAGAGCTGGAACGACAAAAAGCTGCACCTAGACCAGGGTCTCCAGCTGCACCTGTTTGAGCAGGACGCCACCAAG ATGTCGGAGTGGATCGCCCACAGCAAAGAGCTCTTCATGCAGAGTGTGGCAGAAGTCGGTCAGAACCACCAGCACGCTGTCGACCTGCAAACACAACACCAGCACTTCACCGCCAACTGCATG AACGGGAGCGTAAACGTGGACAGCGTGGTCACCGTGGCAGCACGACTCGCCGAGGCCGGCCACTACGGAGCGGAGCGCATCGCCACGGTGTCGTCACGGTTACAGGAAGACTGGAAGGCCTTGACGACCGCCCTGGAGGAGCGCAGCAACACGCTTGCCATGGCAACTGGCTTCCACCAGGGGGCAGAGCAG TTCCTTCTGCGGGTGGAGGGTTGGGTGAAGACGTGCTCTGATGGTCCCTTACCGACTGCAACAGCAGAGCTGGAAGCTGCGACTAAAAAGCACCAGGAGCTAAACGAGGAGATATCTGCCAACTACACGCAG GTCAGTGAAAGTGGAAAGGCCTTAATGGACGTCCTCCAGCGTAACGGCAGCAGTGAGTCTGAAGAGTCGGCAGCCAAGCCAGACTTCGCCCCGGCCACGCACACCATCATGGGAGTTCTGCACCAGGTGATGCAG GGTCATCATGATGTGGAAGGAGCCTGGCAGCACAGGAAGCTCCGCCTCCACCAGCGCCTGCAGCTCTGCGTGTTCCAGCAAGACGTTAAACAG GTGTTGGACTGGGTGGAGCAGCATGGAGAGGTTTTCCTCAACAAACACACCGGGGTGGGGAAGTCCCTGCACCGGGCGCGGGCGCTGCAGAAACGGCACGACGACTTCCAGCAAGTCGCTCAG AACACCTACACCAACGCAGAGAAGCTTCTGGAGGCGGCCGACCAGCTGGCCCAGGCCGGAGagtgtgaggaggaggagatctACCAGGCGGCCCGAGACCTGGAGCTGCGAATGCAG GCCTTCATCCAGCGTGTGGagcagaggaagctgctgctggacctCGCTGTGTCCTTCTACACTCACACTAAGGAG CTGTCGGTGTGGATGGAGGGCCTCCAGAAgcagctgacctctgacctcttggTGTGTCCAGACACGGTGGAGGCGCTGCAGGCTCTGatcagccagcagcagcagcagcaagccAACACACAG GAAGCTGCGATGAGTGTCATCCGGGAAGGAGAAGACCTCATCCTGCAACTCAG GCCCCAGGGCAGCTCGGTGGCCCATGTGGAGTCGGTGTTGCAGCAGTTGGAGGAGTCCCACACTCAGCTGGAGGAACTTTTCCACCAGAAGAAGATCAGACTGGACATTTTCCTGCAGTTCCGCATACTGCAGCAGTGCACCCTGGAG GTAACTGGGGAAATGGAGGCCTGGAAACAGGACCTCCAAAAGCAGTCCCAGGACTTCTCGTCTGAGAAGCTAACGTCTCCACGGCTAGCTGATGCTAACCCGGAGCAGCTAGCCCAGGACAAGCTAGCCCTGGGCCAGTCTCGCCTGGCAGAGGCCACACCTGAGGCGCTGACTTTGGCTCAACAGCGTATCCACAG GCACATGGAGCGAAGGCTGGCGATGAACAATATGATCTATGAGGTGATCCAGCAAGGTCATGACCTTCAGCAGTACATCACAGAGGTCCAGGCATCAG GTATGGAGCTGTCCGAGGCGGAGGGAGGCCTGACGGCGcaggtggaggagctgcagcgcctcctgcaGGACAAACAGAAGGAACTGCAGCAGATTgctgaccacacacacacatacctggagcaaaacctgcagctcagacaCCTGCAGAGCCAGGTCAAACAG GTGCTGGGCTGGATCTCTGAGGGGGAGATGAAGCTGTCCTCCTGCATGCTGAACTCCAGCTGTCTGTCTGAAGCAGAGCAGCTGCAGCGGGAGCATGAGCGCCTCCAACAGACCATCGAG GCCCTGCTGCATGCAGACTCCCTGCAGAGAACCCACCAGGTGGCGCTGGCTCTGCAGCAGCGAGCCGAGCTGCTCGTCAG GTCAGGCCATTACGACCCGGATGCAGTGAGGGCCTGCGCCCAGACGGTGGCGCTGCACTGGCAGACGCTGATGCTGAGGATCGAAGACAGACTGAAGCTGGTCAATGCATCCGCCGCTTTCTACCGGACGTCCCAGCAG GTGTGTGGCGTCCTGGAGAGTCTGGAGCAGGAGTACCGCAGGGAGGAGGACTGGTGTGCAGGAGGAGAGCGGCAGCCGGAGCAGCTGCTGCCGCTCATCAGCAAACACATGGAGCAGAAGGAGGCTTTCCTGAAg GCGTGTACGCTGGCCAGACGCAACGCGGAGGTCTTCCTCAAGTACATCCATCGAAACAGCGTCACCATGGCCAACATCTCTGGCCACAACGTCACCGTCTCCGCGGTGATGGGGGTCACCGAGGTCACCAGGCACTCCAGAGTGCCGGAGCAGCAAGTCAAAG GAATCCTCAGCGAGCTTCtccagagagaaaacagagttCTTCATTTCTGGACGCTGAAGAAACGCAGACTGGACCAGTGCCAGCAGTACCTGATGTTCCAGAACCACGCCCAGCAG GCTCTTGAATGGCTGCAGCAGTCAGGTGACCATTACCTGGCCACGCACACGTCACCGGGGGCAACGGCGGCCGAAACGCAGGAGCTGCTGAACCAGCACAGAGAGTTCTGCGTTTCTGCAAAG CACACACAGGAGAAGGTTCACCTGCTGATCCAGCTGGCTGAGAGCATGCTGGCTAAAGGCCACGCCCACCGCGCCGAGCTGCGCCGCTGCGTTTCGGCGGTGGACAAGCGTTACCGCGACTTCTCGGTCCGGATGGGTCAGTACCGCCACCTGCTGGAGGCCGCACTGGGCAGCAGCTCTCAG GACAACAAGGACCTGGAGCTGGAGCTCATCCCCAACAGCCTGTCGGACTCGGACCCTGAGGTCAACCTGTCTGACCCGAGTCACCAGGTCAGCGACGAGAAGAGGCGTTCCGCCCGCAAGAAGGA gtacATCATGGCCGAGCTCCTCCAGACTGAGAGAGTTTACGTCAGAGACCTGCAGGAATGCATCGAG ACGTACCTGTGGGAGATGACCAGCGGCTCGGAGGAAATCCCACCTGGACTCACCAACAAGGACGACGTCGTGTTCGGAAACATCCAGGACATCTACGAGTTTCACAACAG TATCTTCCTGAAGGAACTGGAGAACTACGAACAGCTCCCAGAAGACGTGGGGCACTGCTTCGTTACCTGG gCTGATAAGTTCCACATGTACGTGACGTACTGCAGGAACAAACCGGACTCCAGTTTACTGATCCAGCAGCATGGAGTCGGATTCTTCGAG gATGTCCAGAGGAGACACGGCCTGGCCAACTCCATCTCCTCGGCTCTGATCAAACCAGTGCAGCGGATCACCAAgtaccagctgctgctgaag gagTTGCTGGCCTGCTGTGAGGAGGGCAAAGGTGAGATTAAAGAAGGCCTGGATGTGATGCTGAGTGTCCCAAAGAGAGCCAACGATGCCATGCATGTCAGCATGCTGGAAG GTCTGGAGGAAGGCCTGGAGGTGCAGGGCGAGCTCCTCCTGCAGGACACCTTCCTGGTCTGGGAGCCCAAATCTCTGATCCGGAAGGGCCGGGACCGGCACCTGTTCCTGTTCGAGCTGTCCCTCATCTTCAGCAAGGAGATCAAGGATTCCTCTGGACGCACCAAGTATCTGTACAAGAGCAGGCTGAGG ACGTCAGAGCTGGGCGTCACAGAGCACATCGAGGGGGATCCATGTAAGTTCGCCCTGTGGGTCGGACGAACGCCGACGTCCGACAACAAGACCGTCCTGAAG GCGTCTTCCTTGGAGCTGAAGCAGGAGTGGGTTCGCAGCATCCGACAGGTGATCCaggagaggcggggtcacctgcgGGGGGCGCTGCGGGAGCCCATCCCCCTGCCCAAAACCCCCAACCCGACCCTGGGCCGGCAGCGCAGCATCACCCGCAG GGAAACGAGCGAAGACGCAGACAGCCTGGGCGACGCCAGCAGCCAGCCCGACACCGTCTCCATCGCGTCCCGGACGTCGCAGAACACGGCCGACAGCGACAAG ctgtcTGGAGGCTGCGAGTTAGTGGTGGTGCTGCTGGACTTCACCAGCGGCGGCCCCGGGGAGCTGAGCGTCCGCTGCGGTCAGACGGTGGAGCTGGTGGAGCGCTCTGCCGACCGGCCCGGCTGGTGCCTGGCCAGAACCACGGACCAGAACCCTCAGCAG GAGGGGCTGCTGCCCATGAGCGCCCTCTGCCTGTCACACTCCCACAGTGCGGCCGACATGGAGGGGCTCGTCACGgcctccacctccaccaccgcctccaccaccaccacaacCACCTCCTCTGTCTGcaactcctcttcctcctcctccaccactaacaccaccacctcctcctctgctgggagcactgggaggg agTCCAGTCTGTGCAGCTCTGACGGTTCAGGTCTTCAGATTCAAACCAGCAACCAAA GCGTCACTTCCCCGACTGTGTTTGGCGTCAGTGGACCACCGGGGGGCACTGTGGGGTCTCCAGGTCCGAAACGCACCAGTTCTGGAACTGGAAACACTCTGAAG CGTTGGCTGACGAGTCCCGTCCGAAGACTGAGTCAAGGAAAAGCCGACGGACAGAAAAAGCCcacaatcagaaccaggaggcgggACAACAGGTCCGATGTGGCCACGCCCTTCCCTGGGAACTCACAGGCG AAGGCGAAGAAGGAAGAGGCGGGGCAAagtggaggagaggaggagccTGAAGAGGAAAGCCACACCCCTCTGCCACCGCCCATGCAAATTATCAAAGACCCCAACAACCCGGAG GCTTTGGACTCGGATCAGGGATCCAATGAATCGGACACAGAGCAGCGAAATAAAGCACTGAGGGGGCGAAT GTTTGTTGTAAACGAGATGATCCAATCAGAGAAGGACTACGTGAAGGACCTGGGTGTGATCGTCGAG GGCTTCATGTCCAGGCTGGAGGTCCGAGGGATTCCCGAAGACATGAGAGGCAAAGACAAGATCGTCTTCGGAAACATCCAGCAGATCTACGACTGGCACCGCGA CTTCTTCCTGGTGGAGTTGGAGCGCTGCGTCCAAAACCACGACCTGCTGGCCGACCTCTTCATCAAACAT GAGCGCCGACTGCACATGTACATAGTTTACTGTCAGAACAAGccaaggtcagagttcatcgtAATAGAGTACGAGACTTTCTTTGAG GAGATCCAGCATGAAATCAGCTGCAGGATGTCCATCAGTGATTATCTGATCAAACCCGTCCAGAGAATCACAAAGTACCAGCTGCTGCTAAAG GATTTCCTGAAGTACACAACCAAAGCTGGTCTGGACTGTGAAGAGGTGGAG aaagCAGTGGAGTTAATGTCGCTGGTTCCTAAACGCTGCAACGACATGATGAACCTGGGACGCCTGCAGGGATACGAG GGGAAGCTGACGTCTCAGgggaagctgctgcagcaggaaaccTTCTGTGTTTGGGAGCAGGACGGCGGCGTTTTGTCCCGCAGCAAAGAGCGACGAGTCTTCCTGTTCGAGCACATCGTCATCTTCAGCGAACTGCTGAGAAAAGGCTCCAATAACCCCGGGTACCAGTTCAAAAACAGCATCAAG GTGATCTACCTGGCCATGCAGGAGAGCGTGGACGGAGACCCCTGTAAGTTCGTCTTGTGGTCCCGTGGGTCAGCGGAGCGTTTCACGCTGCAGGCCTCCTCCGCCAGCATCAAGATGACCTGGGCGGAGACCATCGCCACCCTGCTGGACGCCCAGAACAACTTCCTGTCAG CTCTCCAGTCACCTATCGAGTACCAGAGAAAAGAGGCCGGGATCTCCGTGACCCGGCCGCTATCGTCAGGGCGACCGCCCTCGACCCCGCCCACCCCCAACGGCCACGCCTCTCAGCCTACTCCGGACAGCGAGCAAGACGACCAG GAGCTGGTTCTGGTGGTGCAGGACTTCCTGGCGGTTCGGGAAGACGAGATCACAGTGTACCGAGGAGAGAAGGTCCAGATCCTGTCGTCCAATCAGCAGGGTCAGAGCCTGGTGTACCGGCCGGCCAACACAGAATCGCCTGCTGCCGAGGGATGGGTGCCACGGAGCGTGCTTAACACACcctga